A genomic stretch from Strongyloides ratti genome assembly S_ratti_ED321, chromosome : 1 includes:
- a CDS encoding Exportin-1, producing MSINKETLLKAEAVLRSGDKFNVEALDVVVKAMSTGTGETSKLAMKIMTDLKADPDSWNKVDVVLSKSEIPEAKFFALQILEDLITTRWKLLPREQCDGIKSFIVGLVLTVCNEVNTLDKNHPAKAYLKKLNWVLVNIVKQEWPTYWPTFISEIVDSSRSKLFEFGHDITAKKQAHMKNQFCNEFEAVFKLCYEILSDSKSIPLIASTLETLNRFLQWIPVGYVFETEIVVFLVDKFLPHPIFRSTAISCLAEIAGIKVSGTPEYEERIKYMMVNVIKIMSIQISLDIDFNSCYMNGKDEDQKFISNFTKFLTTFLRQHSKILVIFKENENENTMPIKEAHMLALQYLLKISTIDDTEIFKVCLDFWAELVTDLFRESPFSKSDSQIRLYAFDSRSSPNRTYYSEVISNLRSLMISKMAKPEEVIVVVNENNEAVRESVKDTDAISLYKTMRETLVYLTHLDPNDTERQMTEKLQKQVDGSEWSWNNLSRLCWAIGSISGAMHEDDERRFLVTVIRDLLALCEQKRGKDNKAVIASNIMYVVGQYPRFLRAFWRFLKTVINKLFEFMHESHDGVQDMACDTFIKIVMKTKRHFIFVQNGEEGPFIEEIIDNIGNIICDLSKAQVHVFYEALGIIVGSANDLALQKSWLHDMFKLPNDMWQDIINNVEKDPESFLEFKVLESIINVLKTYVSSCKSIGHPFVNVLNERFMDMMHMYTLSSKYLDQGLKEIGESVCHQKVFKLLRSVKREILLLLSAWISHSKDKSIVLNNYMDLIIKNILNDYFNCKHVVREPKVLSLMSIVAIHLEKQMNAYAATTFDCLFMSTLDMIKDDMITFPEHRVNFYKLLQALFATCEQSIFEFPADRMETIIQAIVWGAQHQLRDVAETAIDLIACILRSAEFLEPHQKVQFFQTHYMTILEHILGIVTDRNQVQFIGLSKLTVALCEAFSIPEYKYKGSLDPENAATNNVEYIYNYVYNLFKVHFTMLTDKQLEINIKGFFSYNLSPDKMREHIRDFLIQIKTACGEDTEDLFLEERKREVEEAQARKNAIPGILNPNDVEDDMTDS from the exons ATGTCAATTAACAAGGAGACTTTGCTTAAAGCTGAGGCTGTTTTAAGAAGCGGTGACAAGTTCAATGTTGAAGCTCTTGATGTc gtTGTCAAAGCTATGTCTACCGGAACAGGAGAGACTTCAAAATTAGCTATGAAAATTATGACTGATCTTAAAGCTGATCCTGATTCTTGGAACAAAGTTGATGTTGTGTTGTCGAAGTCTGAGATTCCTGAAGCCAAATTTTTTGCTTTACAAATTCTTGAAGATCTTATTACAACAAGATGGAAACTATTACCAAGAGAACAGTGTGATggaattaaaagttttatcgTTGGATTAGTTTTAACTGTCTGCAATGAGGTTAATACACTAGATAAGAATCATCCAGCAAAagcatatttaaaaaagctTAACTGGGTATTGGTTAATATTGTCAAACAGGAATGGCCTACTTATTGGCCTACTTTTATTTCTGAAATAGTTGATTCTTCACGCAGCA AATTATTTGAGTTTGGTCATGATATTACTGCTAAAAAGCAAGCTCATATGAAAAATCAATTTTGTAATGAATTTGAGGCTGTCTTTAAGCTTTGTTATGAAATTTTAAGTGACTCTAAAAGTATTCCATTAATTGCATCAACATTAGAAACATTAAACAGATTTTTACAATGGATTCCTGTTGGATACGTTTTTGAAACTGAAATTGTTGTTTTCTTagttgataaatttttacccCATCCAATTTTCCGTTCTACTGCTATAAGTTGTTTGGCAGAAATTGCTGGAATTAAAGTAAGTGGAACTCCAGAGTATGaagaaagaataaaatatatgatggttaatgtaattaaaattatgtcTATTCAAATTTCATTGGATATTGACTTTAATAGTTGCTATATGAATGGAAAAGACGAagatcaaaaatttatatctaactttactaaatttttaacgACGTTTTTACGTCAACACAGTAAAATTCTTGTTATATTTAAGGAAAATGAAAATGAGAATACAATGCCAATTAAGGAAGCACATATGTTAGCATTACaatatttactaaaaatttcTACTATTGATGATACAGAAATTTTTAAGGTCTGTCTTGATTTTTGGGCAGAGTTAGTAACAGATTTATTCCGTGAATCACCATTTTCTAAAAGTGATAGTCAAATTCGTCTGTATGCATTTGATTCACGAAGTTCTCCAAACAGAACTTACTATTCAGAAGTTATATCAAATCTTAGATCTCTAATGATATCTAAAATGGCAAAACCTGAAGAAGTCATTGTTGTagtaaatgaaaataatgaagCTGTTCGTGAGAGTGTAAAAGATACAGATGCaatttcattatataaaacaatgAGAGAGACTCTTGTATACCTAACACACTTAGATCCAAATGACACAGAAAGGCAGATGACGGAAAAACTTCAAAAACAAGTTGATGGTAGTGAATGGTCTTGGAACAATTTATCAAGATTGTGTTGGGCTATTGGTAGTATTTCTGGTGCTATGCATGAAGATGATGAAAGACGTTTCTTGGTTACTGTCATTCGTGATTTACTAGCTTTGTGTGAACAAAAAAGAGGAAAAGACAACAAAGCAGTTATTGCTTCAAATATTATGTACGTCGTTGGTCAATATCCTAGATTTTTAAGAGCTTTTTggagatttttaaaaactgttataaataaactttttgaaTTTATGCATGAAAGTCATGATGGTGTTCAAGATATGGCTTGtgatacatttataaaaattgttatgaaaacaaaaagacattttatttttgtacaAAATGGTGAAGAGGGACCATTTATTGAGGAAATTATTGACAATATTGGAAATATTATCTGTGATTTGTCTAAAGCTCAGGTCCATGTTTTTTATGAAGCTCTTGGAATTATTGTTGGATCTGCTAATGATTTGGCACTTCAAAAAAGTTGGCTTCATGATATGTTTAAGTTACCAAATGATATGTGGCAagatataatcaacaatgtAGAAAAAGATCCTGAATCTTTTTTGgaatttaaagttttagaatcaattataaatgttttaaaaacatatgtTTCTTCATGTAAATCAATTGGTCATCCTTTTGTAAATGTTTTGAATGAACGTTTTATGGATATGATGCACATGTATACATTATCATCGAAATATCTTGATCAAGGTCTTAAAGAAATCGGTGAATCTGTTTGCCAccaaaaagtttttaaacttttaagaTCAGTCAAACGTGAAATATTGTTACTTTTATCTGCATGGATATCACATTCTAAAGATAAAAGCATTGttcttaataattatatggacttaattataaagaatattttgaatgattattttaattgtaagCACGTTGTAAGAGAACCAAAAGTTTTATCTCTAATGTCAATTGTTGCAATTCATCTAGAAAAACAAATGAATGCCTATGCTGCTACAACATTTGATTGTCTTTTTATGTCAACATTAGATATGATTAAAGATGATATGATTACATTTCCTGAACATAGAGTAAATTTCTATAAGCTCCTTCAGGCTTTATTTGCTACTTGTGAACAATCAATATTTGAGTTTCCTGCTGATAGAATGGAAACAATTATTCAAGCAATTGTTTGGGGTGCACAACATCAACTTCGAGATGTTGCTGAAACTGCTATTGATCTCATTGCTTGTATTCTTAGAAGTGCTGAGTTTCTGGAACCACATCAAAAAGTGCAATTTTTCCAAACGCATTATATGACAATTTTAGAGCATATTTTAGGAATTGTTACTGATAGAAATCAAGTTCAATTTATTGGTCTTTCAAAGTTAACTGTTGCTTTGTGTGAAGCTTTTAGTATCCCGGAGTACAAGTATAAAGGAAGTTTAGATCCTGAAAATGCTGCAACAAATAATgttgaatatatatacaattatgTATACAATCTTTTTAAAGTACATTTTACAATGCTAACAGACAAACAATTggaaattaatataaaaggatttttttcatataatttgTCTCCTGACAAAATGCGCGAACATATTCGTGATTTCCTCATTCAGATTAAGACTGCTTGTGGAGAGGATACAGAAGACCTTTTCCTTGAGGAAAGAAAACGCGAAGTTGAAGAAGCTCAAGCACGAAAGAATGCTATTCCTGGAATTTTAAATCCAAATGACGTTGAAGATGATATGACTGATTCTTaa
- a CDS encoding Histone H3.2: MRHHLGLFSIEREKESNETCVLVCEFKFRSIVASKVTWTEILDSIYTKTLTSHFPVNLTKVGNMYIYVRIFFIASCVLFPLIIMARTKVSSTKTPKEPQKARKSIGHLHIQRLGTKKISQGSIVSPYLKKRSRKNKYDSKVLSDIRKFQDSTKLLVPRAPMIRCIRETIQGISRSDLRVTAGAVEAIREAVEAYLVDMFEICNLLAIHAKRKTVMPKDITLWKQITKMMTT; encoded by the exons ATGCGCCACCATCTTGGACTATTTTCTATTGAAAGAGAAAAAGAATCGAATGAAACTTGTGTGCTTGTATGTGAATTCAAATTCCGCAGTATTG TTGCGTCGAAAGTTACCTGGACTGAGATACTAGATAGTATTTATACTAAAACGTTAACATCGCATTTTCCTGTAAACCTAACAAAAGTTGgtaatatgtatatttatgtGCG aattttCTTTATTGCATCATGTGtttt atttCCACTAATTATTATGGCTAGAACAAAAGTTTCATCTACTAAAACACCAAAAGAACCACAGAAGGCAAGGAAAAGTATTGGACATTTACACATCCAAAGACTTGGTACAAAGAAAATTTCTCAAGGAAGTATTGTATCACCATATCTTAAGAAAAGGAGTAGAAAAAACAAGTATGATTCTAAAGTTCTTAGTGACATCAGAAAGTTCCAAGACAGTACGAAACTATTGGTACCACGCGCTCCAATGATACGTTGTATTAGAGAAACTATTCAAGGCATCAGTAGATCGGATCTCAGAGTAACTGCAGGTGCGGTGGAAGCTATTCGAGAAGCTGTTGAAGCATATCTTGTTGACATGTTTGAGATATGCAATTTATTGGCTATACACGCTAAACGTAAAACCGTTATGCCTAAGGATATTACACTTTGGAAACAGATAACTAAAATGATGACTACCTAA
- a CDS encoding Ribosomal protein L1 family and Ribosomal protein L1, 2-layer alpha/beta-sandwich domain and Ribosomal protein L1-like domain-containing protein, with protein sequence MGKKSPAKSISLSKKAKEVPKNGVNKQTAKVTTKKISNNDEKISCLENKDTIFDTIVEKVEDAVKCQKEYASKLSKNSLFPDVDNALSLTFTLKRLAPGHQSSTKFVDLPFPERSFENTSVCLILPDIAKTKEVNTNADTEIESREWAEVLEEKFGIDKSFYSKIYTLRQLRREVKGYEAIKSFSRTYDVYMSASNIFKSTISHLGKNFLKANKTLYPLCLKSHPKERIENAVKKVAVRINPSKLNMLSKIGNTSQKENELVKNAEVVLKAFIDNVPGGLENIRCIYLGNVGGVVSLPVYVSAGNPDSVKIPKPKHLIDTEAEVVDEVSTIVNDNIVVGVTKSGKINFRNATTKELLGKKRKNPKPEEKDANPPKITKKDNVVSLEKDKDAIPDTLTKKKEVKVVNKKAKEESSLKVATTTQKKAQNGIKIASVKSIDVDMSNDKVINKKINTVVTDKKEKSDIKTQQTPKNKKVVEKKNTNNSKVVNGKRELTPPTLRLSARQKAKEASKSKIEQVKPKVDTPFKPIPKAPKVFVAETSNGKSAVTKKVNVVSKKKTNGTVKKNK encoded by the exons ATGGGTAAGAAAAGTCCTGCTAAATCTATTTCTTTGTCAAAAAAGGCTAAAGAAGTTCCAAAAAATGGAGTCAATAAGCAAACGGCGAAAGTTACTACAAAGAAGATTTCaaataatgatgaaaaaatttcatgTTTAGAAAACAAAGATACTATATTTGATACTATTGTTGAAAAG gtAGAAGATGCTGTCAAATGTCAAAAAGAATATGCTtctaaattatcaaaaaattctCTTTTTCCTGATGTTGATAATGCTCTAAGTTTAACATTTACCTTAAAGAGATTGGCCCCTGGTCATCAAAGTTCTACAAAATTTGTTGATTTACCATTTCCTGAACGTTCTTTTGAGAATACATCAGTTTGTCTCATTCTCCCAGATATTGCTAAAACAAAGGAAGTTAATACAAATGCTGACACAGAAATTGAGTCACGTGAATGGGCTGAGGTATTGGAGGAGAAATTTGGTATAGACAAATCATTTTACTCAAAAATCTATACCCTTCGTCAATTAAGAAGAGAAGTTAAAGGTTATGAAGCAATAAAATCTTTCTCCAGAACCTATGATGTTTATATGTCAGCatctaatattttcaaaagtaCAATATCACACTtaggaaaaaattttttgaaagcCAATAAGACCTTGTATCCTCTTTGTCTTAAAAGTCATCCAAAAGAAAGAATTGAAAACGCTGTAAAGAAAGTTGCTGTTAGAATCAATCCATCAAAATTAAACATGCTTTCTAAGATAGGAAATACATcacaaaaagaaaatgaattaGTTAAGAATGCTGAAGTTGTTTTAAAAGCATTTATAGATAATGTTCCAGGAGGTTTAGAAAACATTAGGTGTATCTATCTCGGTAATGTTGGTGGGGTTGTGTCTCTTCCTGTATATGTTAGTGCTGGTAATCCAGATTCAGTTAAGATACCAAAACCAAAACATTTGATTGATACTGAAGCTGAAGTAGTTGATGAAGTTAGTACAATTGTAAATGACAACATTGTTGTCGGAGTAACTAAAAgtggtaaaataaatttcagaAACGCTACGACAAAAGAATTGTTGggaaagaaaagaaaaaatccAAAACCAGAAGAGAAAGATGCCAATCCACcaaaaataactaaaaaagataatgttGTTTCATTGGAGAAGGATAAAGATGCTATTCCAGATACTCTTACTAAAAAGAAAGAAGTAAAAGTTGTCAATAAAAAGGCTAAAGAAGAATCTTCTTTAAAAGTGGCAACTACGACACAAAAGAAAGCACAAAATGGCATTAAGATTGCTTCAGTCAAAAGTATTGATGTAGATATGTCTAATGataaagttattaataagaaaattaacACTGTCGTTACTGACAAAAAGGAAAAATCTGACATTAAAACCCAACAAACtccaaaaaataaaaaagttgttgaaaagaaaaatactaataataGTAAAGTAGTTAATGGTAAGAGAGAACTCACACCACCAACACTTCGGTTATCAGCTAGACAAAAGGCTAAAGAAGCTTCTAAGTCAAAGATTGAACAAGTTAAACCAAAAGTTGATACTCCATTTAAACCAATTCCTAAAGCACCTAAAGTATTTGTTGCAGAGACTTCCAACGGGAAATCTGCTGTTACAAAGAAAGTGAATGTTGTGTCAAAGAAGAAAACCAATGGtactgttaaaaaaaataagtaa
- a CDS encoding Transmembrane anterior posterior transformation protein 1 homolog, translated as MDEFEEKYNDTPQLRRRFLGSVSEEIDRASNESLSNDLVSEEEIPKTDKKERKKLTIKLETCKKPEEIVDDKDEAKEIDEEDEILNEENNNKEQSKVRNLKKCKFTIWQFFIDEISRGYCLQNDSKRFTEKRRKVYAFLKIPWELEKFFLFGIFQCIDAFIYVFTFLPIKILFNFLSILLNFKNWSSSDSINVIKLLTIVICSTLMQFIDTSVIYHQVRGQAIIKLYIFYNMLEVVDKLCSSFGQDTFDALYLTVSEQDKVKKIPHIIVLFIFSLVFSSMHTFIILLQATTLNVAFNSHNQALLTIMISNNFVELKGSVFKKFGKPNLFQMACSDVRERFHTFILLVVVVLRNMTAVNWQIDHFVEMWLDLVLVIFAEIAIDWFKHAFITKFNEINADIYKDFTLTLAFDVVRCKEENAFTDFSDQVARRMGFIPIHLLILLLRIISQSVSFSQFTVVLLCGTWILLFLIKILNGYLLYNLSCHFVSQYREMQLKLEEDDARNRVVSSKSKSAPSSPKISLIDFSDILTQAQNKNTVY; from the exons ATGGATGAATTTGAAGAGAAATACAACGACACTCCTCAGCTAAGAAGGCGATTTCTTGGATCTGTAAGTGAAGAAATTGATAGAGCATCTAACGAGAGTTTATCCAATGATTTAGTTAGTGAGGAAGAAATACCAAAGACAGATAAAAAAGAACGGAAAAAACTAACTATAAAATTAGAAACTTGTAAAAAACCCGAAGAAATTGTAGATGATAAAGATGAAGCAAAAGAAATAGATGAAGAagatgaaatattaaatgaagagaataataataaagagcAATCCAAAGTTAGAAACTTGAAAAAGTGTAAATTTACTATATggcaattttttattgatgaaATTTCCAG aGGTTATTGTTTGCAAAATGATTCTAAACGTTTCACAGAGAAACGACGTAAAGTATATGCTTTCTTGAAAATTCCTTGggaattagaaaaattttttttatttggtaTATTTCAATGTATTGATGcatttatttatgtttttacatttttaccaatcaaaatattgtttaattttttatctattttgttaaattttaaaaattggaGTTCTTCTGATTCAATTAATGTGATAAAATTACTAACAATTGTTATATGCTCAACACTAATGCAATTCATAGATACATCTGTTATATATCATCAAGTCCGTGGTCAAGCTATAATTAAactttacattttttataacatgCTTGAAGTAGTTGATAAACTTTGCAGTAGTTTTGGTCAGGATACATTTGATGCATTGTACTTGACGGTATCTGAACAGGATaaggttaaaaaaataccacACATTATAGtcctttttattttttcattggTATTTTCTTCTATgcatacttttattattttactacAAGCTACAACATTGAATGTTGCTTTTAACTCACATAACCAAGCATTACTAACGATAAtgatttcaaataattttgttgaaTTAAAAGGAtcagtttttaaaaaatttggtaAACCAAATTTGTTTCAAATGGCTTGTAGTGATGTAAGAGAAAGATTTCATACATTTATTCTATTAGTTGTTGTTGTCCTTAGAAATATGACAGCTGTCAATTGGCAAATCGATCATTTTGTTGAAATGTGGCTTGACTTGGTATTAGTTATTTTTGCTGAAATTGCCATAGATTGGTTTAAGCATgcatttattacaaaatttaatgaaattaatgcTGATATATACAAAGATTTTACATTGACTTTGGCTTTTGATGTTGTAAGATGTAAAGAAGAAAATGCATTTACTGACTTTTCGGATCAAGTAGCAAGAAGGATGGGTTTCATTCCAATTCATTTACTAATTCTTTTACTAAGAATTATATCACAATCAGTATCTTTTTCACAATTTACAGTTGTCTTGCTTTGCGGTACTTGGATATTACTTTTcttaataaagatattaaatggatatttattgtataatttatcatGCCACTTTGTAAGTCAATATCGTGAAATGCAGTTAAAGTTGGAGGAAGATGATGCCAGGAATAGAGTTGTTTCAAGCAAGTCAAAATCTGCTCCATCATCTCCTAAAATATCTCTAATTGACTTTTCTGATATATTAACTCAAgctcaaaataaaaatacagtgtattag
- a CDS encoding Carboxylesterase, type B domain-containing protein, with translation MGCCKSKQKPKCNCKYNDSCFHKPIIVNTQYGVISGFQYKDISCVVNVFLGIPFAAPPINDLRFKKPEKPQKWIGIYEATKYKAQSIQKPDIITNLIVRVPIKEDCLYLNIVTPQFNTITHTKYPVIVYIHGGSFCNDSAARYHYSKCASYLVKHSVIVVTIQYRLGFLGYFYTGDDTCQTNNGLWDQYFALKWVKENIATFYGDPNNITVVGQSAGGASVDLLSLSPISKETFHKCIILGGNADALWAIADKQSLLELCREKALDLGFIRKDKNAEDQWTREDNVEMMKFLKNVPAKLFAHTKASLLPEKFYESILDIAPVVDGEILPKMPYLLRKESKPKPTILGICKYEGLIFAALTKNKNPESLLESLVTGQQIRFKKCGLDLTTGEIENMLGYDETQKLLIEPKLFMKNVVKTFGDLGINISVIDFILNRWKQQSELKTFIEEGNCLSKIPSTTSITPTFEIGNFYTKTRKKSKSSQKKKGKLNLINKKFKNFKNRLNRKPLTDAPLYLFRFDHFNRKNFRAISAFFPFIGATHCTELNYILGVNQYFVPFTKTKADIKVSFYITSAMTNFAKYGNPNGINNEGICNTIWDPVKMEPTKFNFNFLKVTKDMHMNQRYGNDRLLHLAKFYRYLKIKETIMEEESEKQLCQTINKNEIESVLSDVIDDSVSTFLTDKLEVNSSKLDRLSRQPSPSNNTTTA, from the exons ATGGGTTGTTGTAAAAGTAAGCAAAAACCTAAATgtaattgtaaatataatgattCATGTTTTCATAAACCTATAATTGTCAATACACAATATGGTGTTATTTCAGGTTTTcaatataaagatatttcTTGTGTTGTTAACGTATTTTTGGGAATACCATTTGCAGCACCTCCTATTAATGATTTACGATTTAAA aaaCCAGAAAAACCCCAAAAATGGATTGGAATTTATGAGGcaacaaaatataaagcTCAATCCATTCAAAAGCCAGATATAATTACTAATCTGATAGTTCGTGTTCCTATAAAAGAAGATTGTTTATACTTAAATATTGTAACTCCTCAATTTAATACTATTACTCATACAAAATATCCCGTAATTGTTTACATACATGGGGGTTCATTTTGTAATGACTCAGCAGCTCGTTATCATTATTCCAAATGTGCATCATATTTAGTAAAACATTCCGTTATCGTTGTAACTATTCAATATCGTTTGGGATTTTTAGGATATTTTTATACCGGTGATGATACCTGTCAAACTAACAATGGTTTATGGGATCAATATTTTGCCTTAAAATGggtaaaagaaaatatagcTACATTTTATGGAGATCCTAATAATATTACTGTTGTTGGGCAATCTGCAGGTGGTGCTAGTGTTGATCTTCTTTCATTGTCACCTATATCAAAAGAAACTTTTCAcaaatgtataattttagGTGGAAATGCAGATGCTTTGTGGGCTATAGCAGATAAACAAAGTTTACTAGAATTATGTAGAGAAAAGGCACTTGATTTGGGATTTATAAGAAAAGACAAAAATGCTGAAGATCAATGGACAAGAGAAGATAATGTTGAAatgatgaaatttttaaaaaatgtaccTGCAAAATTATTTGCTCATACAAAAGCTTCTTTATTAccagaaaaattttatgaatcaATACTTGACATTGCACCAGTAGTTGATGGTGAAATTTTACCAAAAATGCCttatttattaagaaaagaaTCAAAACCAAAACCAACGATTTTAGGTATATGTAAATATGAAGGTTTAATTTTTGCAGCacttactaaaaataaaaatccaGAAAGTTTACTTGAATCTTTAGTCACAGGTCAACAaataagatttaaaaaatgcgGCCTTGATTTAACTACTGgtgaaattgaaaatatgCTAGGATATGATGAAACACAAAAGTTACTAATTGAACCAAAATTGTTTATGAAAAATGTAGTTAAGACATTTGGAGATCTGGGAATTAATATATCAGTAatagattttattttaaatcgCTGGAAACAACAATCtgaattaaaaacatttattgaaGAAGGAAATTGTTTATCTAAAATTCCATCTACGACATCTATTACACCAACTTTTGAAATaggaaatttttatactaaaacGAGGAAAAAGTCTAAATCTtctcaaaagaaaaaaggaAAGTTGAATTTAATcaataagaaatttaaaaattttaagaatcGTTTAAATAGGAAACCATTAACAGATGCCCCTTTATATCTATTTCGTTTTGATCATTTTAATCGCAAAAACTTTAGAGCAATATCAgctttttttccttttattGGTGCAACACATTGTACTGAACTAAACTACATATTGGGTGTTAATCAATATTTTGTTCCTTTTACGAAAACAAAAGCTGATATTAAagtatctttttatataacttcAGCTATGACAAACTTCGCAAAATATGGTAATCCAAACGGAATTAATAATGAAGGTATTTGTAATACTATTTGGGATCCAGTTAAGATGGAACCtactaaatttaattttaacttcCTTAAAGTCACAAAAGATATGCATATGAATCAACGTTATGGAAATGACAGATTACTTCATCTTGCAAAATTTTATCGttatcttaaaattaaagaaacaaTAATGGAAGAAGAAAGTGAAAAACAACTGTGTCAAACGatcaataaaaatgaaatagaaTCTGTTTTAAGTGATGTAATAGATGATTCAGTATCAACATTTTTAACTGATAAATTAGAAGTAAATTCAAGTAAATTAGATCGTTTATCTCGACAACCATCACCAAGTAATAATACTACAACGGCTTAA